The window ATCGATGCCGGTCCCTCGCCCGGTTACTTCCGCAGGCTGAAATCCGCCAAGAACAGCGATGATAGCACTGCTTGGGGTTGTATTGCCTATGCCCATGTCCCCTGTGCCGAAGATATCGACTGCCGGTCCAAGCTCACGGGCTACCTCAATCCCGGCTTCCAGGCAGCGGACAGCCTGGTCGCGGCTCATGGCTGCACCGTGGGCAATATTTCCTGTTCCAGAGCCCATATGCTTTGAGATAATCTTCCCATCCCTGACAAGATAGCTCAGATCGCCTGCTACTCCCATATCGACTACCACCACTCGGCTGCCCGTCAGCCGGGCAAGCACGTTAATGCCCGCTCCTCCTTCCACGAAATTCCTGACCATCTGGGCGGTTACTTCCTGCGGATATTTACTTACTCCTTCTGCGACCACTCCATGATCGGCGGCCATGATGACGATGGCTTTTCTCGTGGCTGGAGGATGGCTGGAGCGGGTTATGCCTGCCAGATCCTCAGCCAGGTCCATGAGGCGGCCAAGCGCCCAGAAGGGCATGGTGAGCTGGGAAAGACGCTCTCTCGCCCTGGCACGGGTAACCGGATCTTGAGGAACAATTTCTTTAAGGGTTGCTTCCAATAAATTCATATTCAAGCTCCTGCTCAATGTTATACTATCTATCAAAAAAAATCCCCGGACTCATTCTCACATAAGCCCGGGGATGCCGTTTTCCATCCTCGCTCTCCAGCATAACCACACCCTAATCCACGAGGGGTAATCATATATCTTCCCCATTCACCGGCAGGTCTTCTGGCTTCCGGATCATCTTACTCACTGCGCCTTCCCACCCATCGAAGGCAGTGGCTTTGTGCAGTTTTCATCCCCGGTTACAGCGGCGGGTCCGCAATGGTTTTCCACCATTTTCCCTTGAAAGCCTTTCTCTGGCTTTTCCTGTGAATCATATTTCGATAAATTATAAAATATATGCCATTCAGTGTCAAGGAAAAAGAATACTCACAGACCAAACTGATGGGAGCGACTATAACACTCCTCCCTCATCGATAAAGGGAAATGGGAAACATCTGTGAGCTTCTCACAACGAGAGGCGGGGTTTGCCCCCGCCTGTGTGTCGATGCCAATATCAATAATCTTCGGATAAGCCGCTTATCCTGCAAGACCAGAGCCAGCCAGGATAAAATCAGCGGGCACCGGTAAGCCTGACGTTATCAAAATCCACGATAGGATTGCCTT is drawn from bacterium and contains these coding sequences:
- the cobT gene encoding nicotinate-nucleotide--dimethylbenzimidazole phosphoribosyltransferase; this encodes MNLLEATLKEIVPQDPVTRARARERLSQLTMPFWALGRLMDLAEDLAGITRSSHPPATRKAIVIMAADHGVVAEGVSKYPQEVTAQMVRNFVEGGAGINVLARLTGSRVVVVDMGVAGDLSYLVRDGKIISKHMGSGTGNIAHGAAMSRDQAVRCLEAGIEVARELGPAVDIFGTGDMGIGNTTPSSAIIAVLGGFQPAEVTGRGTGIDDRQWQHKISVVKKVIEVNQPDPRDALDVAAKVGGFEIAGIAGMILGAASLRKPVLIDGFISTAGALIAHRLSPHAAGYMIAAHQSMEQGHKKALEALGKKPLLDLDLRLGEGTGAALAMNLVEAAAGILTGMATFEEAEVSQASE